In Candidatus Ozemobacteraceae bacterium, the sequence GAACGCCGATGCGACGGACGCCTGGTCCATCGTCTTCGAGAACGTCATTCGGACGACGGTGCCGGTCGCCACGCTGGTTGCCCCCGGTGCAGGATACTCGCTGCCCGCGACAAGCTGCGGCCGGCTCTCGACGATGAAGTAGCTCGAGAACGTCCCGGCGAGCTGCTGCCCCGCGGCCGATTTCGCCGTCGTCGCGAGTTGCACGGAATACGCGGTTCCGAATGCCAGCCCGTTCGGCCAGGTCAGGCCGACGACGGTGTCGCCCGAACTCCACGTGACGACGGGCGTTTCGGCGGGTGCGGGGGCGACCGACAGGGCGGCGACCGTCGAGGCCCGATCCATCGCCGCGTCGAAGGTCAGCGTCAGGCTCGTCGTGCGGCGCACATCGGTTGCGCCGACGGCCGGCGATATCGCCAGCAGTTTCGGGCCGACCGCGGCCGCGGTTGTGAACTCGAGAACCAGGTCGCCCGCGATGGCGGTTCCCACGATGTTCCGGGCCCCGTTTCCGACCGTGACGGTGTGCAGAATTCCTCCGCCGAATCCGCCCGTGTAGGAAATCGTGAGACGCCGCTGATCCGCGCTCCAGATGCTGCTCTTCTGCCCGAGTCCTTCGGGAGCGACGGCGACGGAAACCGTCGAGGTCGCCATCGGCGCCGAAAAGTCGAGGACGACGCTTTGGTTGGCCGGCACGTTCGCCGCGCCGTCGGCGGGAACGGTCGACGAGATCACGGGAGCCGTGTCTGGTGCGGTCGTGAACGTCGCGATCCAGTCGGCGGCCATGCGGACGCCGTTCAGCCGGGTCGCGCTGCTGGCCACCCGCACCGTGTATTCGAGGCCCATCCCCAGAGGGGAGGAAGGAACGAAGACGAACCGGTCCGATTCCCAGCGGGAGCTGCCGGCGACGGCGCTGCCGCCCGTCTTCAGGCTGAAGGCCGATGCGACGCTTGCCTGGTTCATCGCCGTCGAGAACGCCAGGCTGACGACGGTCGAAGACGCGACGAACGTGGCGTTCGCCCGGGGCGTTTCCTGCCCGTCGAGAACGGTCGGCGGCGTCGTATCGGTGAACGAGGCGTCGAGGGTCCGGAAAACGCTCGATACCGGCTGGACGAGCGAAATGCCCGATGCGTCGCGGGCTCCCGTGCCGATGCCGAGCGTGTAGGTCGTGAGACTGCTCAGGGGCTGCGACCAGGAGAACTCGAACCGCCGCCCGCCGTCGGAAACGCGTGTTCTGCGGGTGCCGGCGGCGGCGGGGCTCAGCGAGACGGCGCCGAGCACGCTTGCTGCGTCCATCGCTTCGCTGAACAGGATCGTCAGGGAAGCGGTCGTCGAAACGCCGGTCGCTCCGTTCCCCGGGGTGATCGAGACGACGGCCGGAGCCTCGTCGTCGATGGTCGTGAACGCGACGGATGCTGTCGCGACGAGGCCGATCCCCGTCGAACTTTTCGCGGCCGTGCCGACGGTGACCGTGACGGTGGTGGCGTTTGCCCAGGCCGGAGACGGGGTGAGCGTGGCGACGGTGGCGTCGGCGCTCCACGAGATCGAGACGCCGCCGGAGGGGGCCGGAACGAGGGTCAGGGCGTCCGCAAGGCCGGTCGTGAGCATCGGCTGAGTGAACGCGAGCGTGAGCGGCTGCCCGCGGGAAACGGTGGTCGCTCCGGAAACCGGCGTCGAGCCGGCAAGCGCCGGGGCCAGAACGGAGCCGGTTTTGAACGTGAGGATGAACGGCGCGGAAAGCCCGTTCCCGGACTGGTCGGCGGCGCCCGTGTCCATGGTCAGAAGCATCTGGCTCTCGGCCGGCCACAGCAGGGTCGGCGTGATCGTCAGCCGGGTGCCGGTCGTATCCCATCGGTAGACGAGCCCGTCCGTCGCGGGCGAGACGCGGATGGCGGCTTCGGTCTCCGCCGTGTTCATCGGTTCGGAAAACGTCAGCAGGATCGGGGCGTTGCGCTCATTCCCCGAACTGCCGTCGGTCGGAACGGCGCCGGCCACGACCGGGGGGGGTGGCGTCGCGGGTGAAGAACCGGAACCTCGTCGTTCCCGAGAGGGGGAGGTTCGAGCTGTCGCGCGCCGCCGATGAGAAGCTGGCGATCACTTCCCGGCCTTCGTGGAACGGGGACGTCCAGGCGATCGTCAGTTCGGTGTCGCCCGAGGCCCAGCTGAAGGTCGGTGTGCCCGCGGGGGCGGGGGCGACGGAGAATGCGCCCGCGGTCAGCGTGCGGTTCATCGCCCTGCTGAACCCGAATTTCAGCGTGGTTGGCGGAACGGAGAGGATGCTTTCGGGCTCGGGTTCGAGCATGGAGACGGTCGGCCCGGATGCGGCGGAGGTGCGGAAGGTGAATCTGACAGGCTTGCCGAGGGTCAGACCGTCGGTGTCGGCCGCCGAGGCCCCGATTTCGATCGTGTAGTCGGTCTCGGCCTGCCACAGGGTCGCCGGAAGGATCCCGACGACGGTGCGGTCGGCCGACCAGTCGAAACTGAACTGGCTGACGGCCGGCTGGACCGCTGCGACGGCCGCCTCGACCGAGGCGCGGATCATCGGTTTCGAGAACCGGAGGAAGATGCGCGAGTTGATCGCGACCTGGAGGGAGCCGCTCGCCGGGGCGACGGCCGCCAGGACCGGCGCCGGCTGACCGGAGGGATCGCGGGTGGTGAACGACCAGGCATACTCCCTCCCCAGCCCGGCGCCGGCCAGGCTCGTCGCCGACGAGGCGACGCACACCGTCACGACCGTGTCGCCGGCCCAGGGGGCGGGGAACGTCAGGAACAGGTGCCGGTTGTCGGTCCAGGTCGCTTCCGCCGCGCCGGGCGCGGGCGAGATCGTCGTCGCCCCGACCACGCTGTCGCGGTCCATCTCGAGATCGAACGCCAGTTCGACGGGCGTGAAGCCGGGAACGTCCGAGGCGCCGTCGGCCGGGGAAAACGCGACCAGCCGGGGTGTTCCGCCGGTCGGGGCGGCTTCGGCCTCGATCAGCGACACCGGGAACTCCCGTGCGAAGGAGAGTCCGTCGGAACGCTTGATGACCCAGCGCAGGAGGAGCCGGTCGGCCAGGTCCGCGGGGCTCAGGCCGGCGATGGCAAAGCGAAGCGTATAGATCAGAGAGCCGCCCTGAGAAGAGCGTGATATATATGGAGAATTATTCATGGAAAGGACGGCGCGGCCGAGCCCGTCCGGTGGGAACGCCCGCGACTCGGAGGAATCCGCGATCGTCCCCGGCGGAAGAGCGCCGTTGACGCCGACGATGGTCAGTTCGTTCGAGACGATGCTGCCGGGGTCGATATCCCGCACCGTGTGCGTCAGCGTGAGATTGCCCGCGAAAGCTCGGCCCTGGCTCGCGACGGCCGCCGCCGGCTCCATCGAGATCGCGAGCGTCGGGAACGTGCGGCTCGTGTCGGTGGGCCGCACCACCATCCAGCGCGAAAACACCGTCGTCTCGACGACAGCGAGGCCGTGGTCGATGTCGACGGCGGAACGAGCAGCGACCAGCCGGTCGTTTCGCGTTCGCAGGCGACGAGAATCGCGTCGGGATGCGCGCGCGCCTGGGCGTCCGGCTGGAACGGCAGTTCGAGCCGCGCGGGGCGGGACAGGACCGTCGTGGCGGGGGAAATCGTCACGTCGTAGGCGCTGGAGAGTTTCACGAAGCCGTCCGGGGGAAGAACTCGGCTTCCCGTCGTCTGTGTCGTCCCGAACAGGATCGGCGGTTCATACACCATCGAGACGTTCAGGGTCGTCCCGTCGGCCGCCGCTCCCGCGGGAATCACCAGACGGAAATTGTCCGACCGGATGTCGAGGGCGCCCCCGCCGGCGATCGTATACCGGCCGATCTGGCCGGGAATGCCGCCGTTCCGGTTCTCGGACCAGTAGGGCTGGATGATCCTGCAGCCGATCGTTCCGGAAACGAAAACGAGCGCGAGGAGAGCGAAGGCGATGCAGAACCTGGCCGGCCGCGACCGGTTCCCGAACGTCTGGCGTGTCATCGTGATATATAATCCTTATGATAATAGTATGTGATATTATTGCTTCCCGGCGGTGACCTTCATCACCTCGGCGGCGATCGCGCCGTTCGGAAGGGTGCGGTAGGGGAGCATCTCGACGACGATCTGCTCGCCGTCCAGGAGCATCGGGAGCGAGGCCGGAGCGACGCATCGATATTGTCTCGTTTCGCTCTCGAACAAAAACGTCTTTTTGTCGATCGTCTTCAGGACCCGGCCGGTCAGCTTGCAGGGCCTGCCCATGCGGAACTCGGTGGGGATG encodes:
- a CDS encoding Ig-like domain-containing protein, with the translated sequence MNNSPYISRSSQGGSLIYTLRFAIAGLSPADLADRLLLRWVIKRSDGLSFAREFPVSLIEAEAAPTGGTPRLVAFSPADGASDVPGFTPVELAFDLEMDRDSVVGATTISPAPGAAEATWTDNRHLFLTFPAPWAGDTVVTVCVASSATSLAGAGLGREYAWSFTTRDPSGQPAPVLAAVAPASGSLQVAINSRIFLRFSKPMIRASVEAAVAAVQPAVSQFSFDWSADRTVVGILPATLWQAETDYTIEIGASAADTDGLTLGKPVRFTFRTSAASGPTVSMLEPEPESILSVPPTTLKFGFSRAMNRTLTAGAFSVAPAPAGTPTFSWASGDTELTIAWTSPFHEGREVIASFSSAARDSSNLPLSGTTRFRFFTRDATPPGRGRRRSDRRQFGE
- a CDS encoding Ig-like domain-containing protein; amino-acid sequence: MAGAVPTDGSSGNERNAPILLTFSEPMNTAETEAAIRVSPATDGLVYRWDTTGTRLTITPTLLWPAESQMLLTMDTGAADQSGNGLSAPFILTFKTGSVLAPALAGSTPVSGATTVSRGQPLTLAFTQPMLTTGLADALTLVPAPSGGVSISWSADATVATLTPSPAWANATTVTVTVGTAAKSSTGIGLVATASVAFTTIDDEAPAVVSITPGNGATGVSTTASLTILFSEAMDAASVLGAVSLSPAAAGTRRTRVSDGGRRFEFSWSQPLSSLTTYTLGIGTGARDASGISLVQPVSSVFRTLDASFTDTTPPTVLDGQETPRANATFVASSTVVSLAFSTAMNQASVASAFSLKTGGSAVAGSSRWESDRFVFVPSSPLGMGLEYTVRVASSATRLNGVRMAADWIATFTTAPDTAPVISSTVPADGAANVPANQSVVLDFSAPMATSTVSVAVAPEGLGQKSSIWSADQRRLTISYTGGFGGGILHTVTVGNGARNIVGTAIAGDLVLEFTTAAAVGPKLLAISPAVGATDVRRTTSLTLTFDAAMDRASTVAALSVAPAPAETPVVTWSSGDTVVGLTWPNGLAFGTAYSVQLATTAKSAAGQQLAGTFSSYFIVESRPQLVAGSEYPAPGATSVATGTVVRMTFSKTMDQASVASAFGMTAGGAAVAGTFSWSGTTMTFTPSASLPASAACVVTVSTSARDGNGNTLVAPVSWRFDTVTLAGTVWREILPSDFTATDRFAPRRGHATISFLDRLWVIGGTDGATFFNDVWSSSDGETWTPVLAHTESPGSGQFSGRTNHACAVFNGRIWMTGGYIDTGTGIDVADDVWSSADGVTWRLESASAEYWARGDHNMFVFDNKLWMIAGQTYDADGLETLLNDVWTSSNGVSWSETSVTSAYFPRRLAAAGVIGGRMFVWGGYGTDAAGAAGPLGDIWHSTNGSLWTLSTVSAPFSARQGAAHAVIDGKAWLIGGFGVSPSGFDDCLNDVWTSGDGISWNRLLSHDALDAGRFSPRQQAGIARSGGRVFLVGGEETYDILNDIWTFD